Below is a window of Streptomyces qaidamensis DNA.
CATCGCCTCGACGTCGGCCTCCGTGACGCCTTCGACCTTCTTCGCCGGCATGACGACGTCCAGGCCGTACGGCCTGCCGTCGACGTGTGCCTCGATCCAGTCCAGGTCGCGTTTGAGTTCGCCGGGAGCGGTGTAGCGGACCGCGCCGAGCACGCCGAAGCCGCCGGCCCGGCTGATGGCCGCGGCGACGGCGGGGAACGGCGTGAAGCCGAAGACGGCGTGCTCGATTCCCAGTGTCTGGCTCAGCTCCGTCTGCATGGGCGCAGGATGCCGGAGTCCTCCGGAGGACGGAAGGGGTTTTCTGATGCTCCGTCAGATTCACGCCGCGGTTCGGTTCCTGCGTGCGGTCTATGTGCGCAGACGTGCGGCGGACATACTGCACGGGACATGCGAGACGGTTGAGGCGAAGGGGTGTGTGCGGTGACCGACAGACCTGCGAGCGGCGAACTGACCCGACGTCAACTGGGCCGGGCGGGGCTGGCTCTGGGCGGTGCGCTCGCCCTCACCCCGTTGCCCGCCGGGCCCGCCGCGGCCGCTCCGGCGGGCACCGGCCACCGCCCCACCCTGCGGCACGGCTCCGCCGCCCGCGCCGGGCTGCTCGCCTCCCACCTGCGCCGGCTCGTCACCGACGCGGAGGCGTTCCTCGGCCCCTCCCCCGCACACCCCTGGTACGCGGGGGCCGTGCTGCTCGCCGGACGCGGTGGCACGGTCGCGCTGCACCGGCCCATCGGCATGGCAGTGCGCTACCGGGCCTACGACGAGAAGACCGACACCGGCGTCGAGTTCCCGCCCGGCGAGCAGATCCCCATGGCCGAGGACACCGTCTTCGACCTGGCGTCGGTGTCGAAGCTGTTCACCTCGATCCTCGCCGTGCAGCAGATGGAGCGGGGCGCACTGGAGCTGGAGGCGAAGGTCGCCTCGTACCTGCCGGACTTCGCGCGTGCGGGCAAGCAGGACATCACGATCCGTCAGCTCCTCACGCACACCTCCGGTTTCCGCGCCTGGATCCCGCTGTACAGCGCGCCGACGTACGAGGAGAAACTCCAGCGCATCTGGAACGAGGCGCCGGTCAGCGCGCCGGGCACGGCGTACCTGTACTCGGACCTGAACCTCATCTCGCTCCAGCTGGTGCTGGAACGGGTCACGGGCCGCACCCTGGACGTCCTGCTCCGGGACCAGATCACCGGGCCGCTCGGCCTGCGCCGCACCCGCTACAGCCCGCCCGCGTCCTGGCGGCCGAAGATCGCGGCCACGGAGGACGCGCGGGCGCCGTGGTCCGGCCTGGAGCGGGGCCTGGTGTGGGGCGAGGTGCACGACGAGAACGCCTTCGGCCTGGGCGGGGTCGCGGGCCACGCGGGCGTGTTCTCCGACGCGTGGGACCTCGCGGTGCTCGGCCGTACGCTGCTGAACGGCGGTGTCTACGGGCGGTCCAGGATCCTGACGCCGGAGTCGGTGGAGCTGATGTTCACCGACTTCAACACGGCCTTCCCGGGGGACGAGCACGGCCTCGGATTCGAGCTCCACCAGCACTGGTACATGGGCGCGATGGCCACGCCGCGCAGTGCGGGGCACACCGGGTTCACGGGCACCTCGCTGGTGCTCGACCCGACGACCGACTCGTTCCTCGTCGTCCTCGGCAACTCGGTCCATCCGGTACGGAGCTGGCGGTCCGGTTCGGCGCCCAGGGTGGCCGCGGCGAACAACATGGCACGGGCCGTGCCGGTGCGGCCGGCTCGGGGACGCACGGCCTGGTTCTCCGGGATGGCGCTCTCCACCACGGCGACCCTCACCCTTCCGGTGCTCGACACGTCCGCCGGGCGGGCGCTGCTGCGCTGCGCACTGTGGTGGGACACCGAGCCCAAGGCCGACGTCCTGGTCCTGGAGGCCACGACCGACGGCGGCACGACCTGGCAGCCGGTGCCCTTCACGACGTCCCGCCGCGGTCGGGACCCCGAGCAGCGCCCCTCGGGCTCGGTCACGGGCTGGTCCGGCCGCGTCTGGCACAAGCTCACCGCCGGCCTCCCGGCCGCGCGAAAACTCGCCCTGCGCTGGCGGTACGCGACGGACCGGCTGTACGTCGGGCGCGGCTGCTACGTGGACCGGCTGCGGGTGGAGGCCTCCGGGGACGTTCTGTTCGACGAGACGCGTCCGGCGGACGGGGCGCGCCTCGATGCAGTGGGGTGGACGCGGGAGGCCGACTGAGCGGTCACCCTCCGGTGTTCTCCAGCACGGCCATGGCCGCGTTGTGCCCCGGTACTCCGCTGACTCCGCCCCCGCGCACCGCACCGGCCCCGCACAGCAGCACGTTGGCGTGCCCGGTCTCCACGCCCCAGCGGCCGGTGCCGTCCTGGGCGTAGGGCCAGCTCAGCTCGCGGTGGAAGATGTTGCCGCCGGGCAGGCCGAGGTCCCGCTCCAGGTCGAGGGGGGTCCTGGCCTCGATGCAGGGGCGTCCGTCGGCGTCGGTGGCCAGGCAGTCGGCGAGGGGTTCGGCCAGGTGGGCGTCGAGCTGGGCGAGGGTGGACTTCAGCAGGTCCTCGCGTACGGCGTCGTTGTCCCGCTCGAACAGGCGGGCCGGGGTGTGCAGGCCGAAGAGGGTGAGCGTCTGGTAGCCCTGCTCGGCCAGACCGGACCCGAGGATGGTCGGGTCGGTGAGCGAGTGGCAGTAGATCTCGGAAGGCGGCGCGGCGGGCAGCTCTCCGGCGGCGGCCTGGGCGTGGGCGGCGGCCAGTTGCTCGTAGCCCTCGGCGATGTGGAAGGTGCCGGCGAAGGCCTCCCGCGGGTCGACGGAGTTGTCGCGCAGCCGCGGCAGCCGCTTGAGCAGCATGTTGACCTTGAGCTGGGCTCCCTCGGCGGGCGCCGGAGGCGTGTCGCCCGTCAGGTCGGCCAGGGCCTGCGGTGAGGCGTTCACCAGTACGTGGCGGGCGGTGACGGTACCTTCGCCGTCGGCCGTGCGATACGTGACCTCGGCGGTTCGGCCGTCCGTGGCGATGCGCAGCGCCTCGTGACCGGTGGCGAGGACCGCGCCCGCCGCGCGTGCCGTGCCGGCGAGGGCGTCGGTGAGGGCTCCCATGCCGCCGACCGGCACGTCCCAGTCGCCGGTGCCGCCGCCGATCACGTGGTAGAGGAAGCAGCGGTTCTGCTTCAGGGAGGGGTCGTGGGCGTCGGCGAAGGTGCCGATGAGGGCGTCGGTGAGGACGACGCCGCGCACCAGGTCGTCGTCGAAACGCTCCTCGACGGCGATGCCGACCGGCTCCTCGAAGAGCGTCCGCCAGGCTTCCTCGTCGTCGAGGCGGTCACGCAGTTCGTCGCGGGTGGGCAGCGGCTCCGTGAGGGTCGGGAAGATCCGCCGGGCGGCGCGGCCGGTCATGCCGTAGAACGCCTGCCAGGCCCGGTACTCGCGGTCGGAGCCGGTGAGCCGGGTGAACGCCTCACGGGTGCGTCGCTCACCGCCGCCGACGAGGAGGCCGGTGGGCCGCCCGTCGCGCTCGGCGGGTGTGTAGGAGGAGACGGTGCGGGTGCGCACCCGGAAGTCCAGGCCGAGGTCCCGGACGATCTTCTTCGGCAGCAGGCTGACCAGGTACGAGTAGCGGGACAGCCGGGCGTCGACCCCGGCGAAGGGCCGGGTGGAGACCGCCGAGCCGCCCGTGTGGTCCAGCCGCTCCAGCACGAGCACGGAGCGGCCGGCCCGGGCCAGATACGCGGCGGCCACCAGACCGTTGTGGCCGCCGCCGACGATGACGGCGTCGTACGTCCGGTGTGCGCGGGGTCCCTCGGGTGCGGTCATGGTTCTTGGTAACACGGGGTGATCCGGGTCGGCCAGACGGCGCCTGCCCGCTCGCTCGGGGTCAGCGCGCCGCCGCGGCCCGCTGCTCCCGCAGGGCCGCCACTCTTCGGTACAGGGCCACGGCCTCGGCGCTGCGGCCGAGCTGTTCCAGGCAGTGGGCCTCGTCGTTGCGGCTGGCGAGGGTGTCGGGGTGGTCCGGGCCGAGGACGCGTTCGCGGGCGGTGGCCACGCGCCGGTACACGGTGAGCGCGTCGGCCCAGCGGCCCAGCCAGCCGAGGCCGACGGCGACCTCGCGCAGGCTGACCAGGGTGTCCGGGTGGTCGGGGCCGAGGACCTGCTCGCGGAGGGCGGCGACCTCCCGGGATGCGGTGAGGGCCTCCTCCCAGCGGCCGAGCCGCCCGAGGTTGACGCAGCGGCCGTGGCGGGCGCGCAGGGTTTCGGGGTGGGTGGGGCCCTGGCTGCGGCTGCGGTCCTCGGCCAGGCCGCGGTAGAGGTCCAGGGCCTCCGCGCTGCGGCCGAGGCGGCCCAGGCTGATGCCGATCTCGTGCCGGGCGGCGAGGGTGTCGGGGTGGTCGGCACCGAGGGCGCGGCCGCGGGCCTCGGCGACCTCGCGGTAGGTCTCCAGGGCCTCGGCCCAGCGGCCCAGCTGGCCGAGGGCGTAGGCGACTTCGTAGCGGGTGACGAGGGTGTCGGGGTGGTCCGGGCCGAGGACCCGGGCGCGGGCGGTGGCCACCTCGCGGGCCATGCGGTACGAGTCCTCCAGGCGGCCGAGGCGGCTGAGGTTGAAGGCGAGGTTGTGGCGGCAGCGCAGGGTGTCGGGGTGGTCGGGGCCCATCGTGTGCTCGCGGGCGGTGAGCACCGAGGTGTAGACGCGGTGGGCGTCGAAGGGACGGCCGAGCTGGCCGAGCACGTAGGCCATCTCCTGGCGGGCGGCCAGGGTGTCGGGGTGGTCGGCGCCGAGGGTGCGGATCCTGGCCTCGGCCACGTGCTTGTACTCGCGCAGGGCGTCCGCGGCGCGGCCGGTGCGGCTGAGGGTGAAGGCGACCTCGTAGCGGCTGGAGAGGGTGTCGGGGTGGTCGGGCCCGAGGAGGTGCTCGCGTTCGGCGGCGACCGCCCGGTGCACCTCGCCCGCCTCCGCCCAGCGGCCGAGCCTGCCCAGGCTCAGGCCGGCGTTGTGCCGGCCGGCCAGGGCGGTCAGGACCTCCGTGGGCGGGGTGGGCCGTTCCACCGCGGCGGGTCTTTCGATGACGGGGCCGGTGGCGGGCCGTGCGATCCACTCGCCGGACAGTCCCGCCGACGGGTCCGGCGGCGTGGTGCGCAGCCCGGTGCCGGTCGCC
It encodes the following:
- a CDS encoding serine hydrolase domain-containing protein — translated: MTDRPASGELTRRQLGRAGLALGGALALTPLPAGPAAAAPAGTGHRPTLRHGSAARAGLLASHLRRLVTDAEAFLGPSPAHPWYAGAVLLAGRGGTVALHRPIGMAVRYRAYDEKTDTGVEFPPGEQIPMAEDTVFDLASVSKLFTSILAVQQMERGALELEAKVASYLPDFARAGKQDITIRQLLTHTSGFRAWIPLYSAPTYEEKLQRIWNEAPVSAPGTAYLYSDLNLISLQLVLERVTGRTLDVLLRDQITGPLGLRRTRYSPPASWRPKIAATEDARAPWSGLERGLVWGEVHDENAFGLGGVAGHAGVFSDAWDLAVLGRTLLNGGVYGRSRILTPESVELMFTDFNTAFPGDEHGLGFELHQHWYMGAMATPRSAGHTGFTGTSLVLDPTTDSFLVVLGNSVHPVRSWRSGSAPRVAAANNMARAVPVRPARGRTAWFSGMALSTTATLTLPVLDTSAGRALLRCALWWDTEPKADVLVLEATTDGGTTWQPVPFTTSRRGRDPEQRPSGSVTGWSGRVWHKLTAGLPAARKLALRWRYATDRLYVGRGCYVDRLRVEASGDVLFDETRPADGARLDAVGWTREAD
- a CDS encoding phytoene desaturase family protein, with translation MTAPEGPRAHRTYDAVIVGGGHNGLVAAAYLARAGRSVLVLERLDHTGGSAVSTRPFAGVDARLSRYSYLVSLLPKKIVRDLGLDFRVRTRTVSSYTPAERDGRPTGLLVGGGERRTREAFTRLTGSDREYRAWQAFYGMTGRAARRIFPTLTEPLPTRDELRDRLDDEEAWRTLFEEPVGIAVEERFDDDLVRGVVLTDALIGTFADAHDPSLKQNRCFLYHVIGGGTGDWDVPVGGMGALTDALAGTARAAGAVLATGHEALRIATDGRTAEVTYRTADGEGTVTARHVLVNASPQALADLTGDTPPAPAEGAQLKVNMLLKRLPRLRDNSVDPREAFAGTFHIAEGYEQLAAAHAQAAAGELPAAPPSEIYCHSLTDPTILGSGLAEQGYQTLTLFGLHTPARLFERDNDAVREDLLKSTLAQLDAHLAEPLADCLATDADGRPCIEARTPLDLERDLGLPGGNIFHRELSWPYAQDGTGRWGVETGHANVLLCGAGAVRGGGVSGVPGHNAAMAVLENTGG
- a CDS encoding serine/threonine-protein kinase, with the protein product MGDSRLIQGRYRLLDLIGRGGMGEVWRARDESLGRHVAVKCLKPLGPNHDHAFTRVLRERFRREARVAAALQHRGITVVHDFGEADGVLYLVMELLDGRNLSQLLEDNKQHPLPVADVMEIAEQVAAALAYCHEQGIVHRDLKPANIVRLGDGTVKICDFGIARLGHDIGFTSRLTGTGIAMGTPHYMSPEQIGGDGVDHRSDLYSFGCVLYEIATGVPPFDLDDAWAVLVGHRDTPPRPPREHRAELPEHLERVVLDLLAKDPGQRPDDARELARRISAHRAAPAYVQAVAAARPASGGPAGAGRLPSWTRGMTTGHKATGTGLRTTPPDPSAGLSGEWIARPATGPVIERPAAVERPTPPTEVLTALAGRHNAGLSLGRLGRWAEAGEVHRAVAAEREHLLGPDHPDTLSSRYEVAFTLSRTGRAADALREYKHVAEARIRTLGADHPDTLAARQEMAYVLGQLGRPFDAHRVYTSVLTAREHTMGPDHPDTLRCRHNLAFNLSRLGRLEDSYRMAREVATARARVLGPDHPDTLVTRYEVAYALGQLGRWAEALETYREVAEARGRALGADHPDTLAARHEIGISLGRLGRSAEALDLYRGLAEDRSRSQGPTHPETLRARHGRCVNLGRLGRWEEALTASREVAALREQVLGPDHPDTLVSLREVAVGLGWLGRWADALTVYRRVATARERVLGPDHPDTLASRNDEAHCLEQLGRSAEAVALYRRVAALREQRAAAAR